A region of Chloracidobacterium sp. DNA encodes the following proteins:
- a CDS encoding ATP-binding protein: MKQTLYNSIFARTEPTDFVGREAELERLLTHAKGESDSNGLIVFAATSAGTSELLRQAYDHLFVAHESSIPFYFELKSSDLTAKNAAKRFLLEFLLQAVAYRGRDARMISVSPKIEEIAELSLPSDAPWVERLLETYNTDTNDDRSFVRNCLGAPLRAAANNANSFVMIDDLHVAAQLGGGEALIEDLIDIFSRASIPFVFAGQRRFLFARTSFPAMAVEPLSFADAGTFAERLSARMNVPVNDQTRDLIAVQLAGNVLQVSSLFAAASAYGVVLDRFDRVEQVYTDEIFGGRIGKSFDAIFNSILPDADIQRNILHLLSQNLAVTNGNVPAAYWKRHAGMTDSEFRSALDALRYSEIIDVSSGVVHVDLSNIVLCDYLHGRVRLEIDGDSRALVVGEALSENVKRAPQLMARFYRRSSAIGLREMLRTFDGRQVSPALIDYGKFKDEFKGGDDDKVLKALKEDNLKISLPQIVYTAHTGDFYSKLNELCDIEVSAVALGFTYADGQEETAWIAAEVESKLEAGREIVEFWCDRLEMAALNCNFERFKLWLIAPEGFSPEALEVLHARNAYGSSRKQVEMLAGILEAEIPVLAEADANEYEFVFPMGENTEMIAAHTVEEIAKRHAFPAKAINQIKTALVEACINATEHSLSPDRKIYQKFLLDDDKITITVSNRGLRLADKIAKTITPDEGRRGWGLKLIKGLMDEVQIEQVDDGTRITMVKRLASNNNPLVI, translated from the coding sequence ATGAAACAAACTTTGTATAACAGTATTTTTGCCCGAACCGAGCCAACAGATTTTGTCGGCAGGGAAGCGGAGCTTGAACGCCTTTTGACACACGCAAAAGGTGAAAGCGATTCGAATGGACTGATTGTGTTTGCTGCTACGTCCGCCGGTACGTCCGAACTGTTGCGGCAGGCTTATGATCATCTCTTCGTCGCACATGAATCTTCGATCCCATTCTATTTCGAATTAAAATCGAGCGACCTCACCGCCAAAAATGCAGCAAAGCGTTTCTTGTTGGAATTCCTGCTTCAAGCCGTTGCTTATCGGGGTCGCGATGCCCGTATGATCAGCGTCTCACCGAAGATCGAGGAGATAGCCGAATTGTCGTTGCCATCTGACGCTCCGTGGGTCGAAAGGCTGCTGGAAACTTATAATACCGACACTAATGACGACCGCTCGTTCGTGCGAAATTGTCTGGGTGCTCCGCTGCGAGCTGCGGCAAACAATGCAAATTCGTTTGTGATGATCGACGATCTTCACGTTGCGGCACAGCTTGGCGGCGGCGAAGCGCTTATCGAAGATCTCATCGACATCTTTTCAAGAGCGTCGATCCCATTTGTCTTTGCCGGTCAGAGGCGATTTCTTTTTGCCAGAACTTCATTTCCTGCGATGGCGGTTGAGCCGCTTTCGTTCGCTGATGCCGGAACGTTTGCCGAGCGTCTTTCAGCAAGAATGAATGTGCCTGTCAACGACCAAACTCGTGATCTCATTGCTGTGCAGCTTGCGGGCAATGTGCTGCAGGTGTCATCGCTTTTTGCTGCGGCTTCGGCATATGGCGTTGTACTCGACCGTTTCGATCGCGTCGAACAGGTTTACACCGACGAGATTTTCGGCGGACGGATCGGAAAAAGTTTCGATGCGATCTTTAACAGTATCTTGCCCGACGCCGATATTCAACGAAATATTTTGCACCTGCTTTCTCAAAATCTGGCGGTCACCAATGGCAATGTTCCGGCTGCATATTGGAAAAGGCACGCCGGAATGACCGACTCGGAATTTCGTTCTGCTCTCGACGCTCTCAGGTACAGTGAGATCATTGATGTAAGTTCGGGCGTTGTTCATGTCGATCTGTCGAACATCGTTCTCTGCGATTACCTGCATGGCCGCGTCAGGCTTGAGATCGACGGAGACTCGCGTGCTCTTGTGGTCGGAGAAGCTCTGTCGGAAAACGTAAAGCGAGCTCCGCAGTTGATGGCGCGTTTCTATCGTCGAAGTTCGGCGATCGGCTTGCGTGAAATGCTGCGTACGTTTGACGGCCGTCAGGTGTCGCCTGCGTTGATTGACTATGGAAAGTTCAAGGACGAGTTCAAAGGCGGTGACGATGATAAAGTCCTCAAAGCTCTCAAAGAAGACAACTTAAAGATCAGCCTGCCGCAGATCGTTTACACTGCTCACACCGGCGATTTTTACTCAAAGCTGAACGAGCTTTGTGACATCGAGGTTTCGGCTGTTGCACTCGGATTTACTTACGCTGACGGACAAGAAGAAACGGCTTGGATAGCAGCCGAGGTCGAGTCAAAGCTAGAAGCCGGACGCGAGATCGTCGAGTTCTGGTGCGACCGTCTCGAAATGGCAGCGTTGAACTGTAACTTCGAACGTTTCAAGCTCTGGCTCATCGCTCCCGAAGGTTTTTCGCCCGAAGCGTTGGAAGTTCTGCATGCGAGAAACGCTTACGGCTCAAGCCGTAAACAGGTCGAGATGCTCGCAGGCATCTTGGAAGCAGAAATTCCGGTTTTAGCTGAGGCTGATGCGAACGAATATGAGTTCGTTTTTCCAATGGGTGAGAATACCGAAATGATCGCCGCTCACACTGTCGAAGAGATCGCTAAGCGTCACGCATTTCCGGCAAAGGCAATCAATCAGATCAAAACCGCTCTCGTCGAAGCCTGTATAAACGCGACCGAACATTCTCTTAGCCCTGACCGCAAGATCTATCAGAAGTTCTTGCTCGATGATGACAAGATCACGATCACAGTATCAAATCGCGGCTTACGGCTGGCCGATAAGATCGCCAAAACGATAACTCCCGACGAAGGCCGCCGAGGCTGGGGCCTCAAGCTCATCAAGGGCCTGATGGACGAGGTCCAGATCGAGCAAGTCGACGACGGCACCCGCATCACAATGGTGAAACGCCTCGCCTCAAACAACAACCCGCTCGTGATATAG